In the genome of Acidobacteriota bacterium, one region contains:
- a CDS encoding DEAD/DEAH box helicase produces the protein MARPSDLSSPALEALGWAHPVVQEWFAGKFGSPTEPQALGWPEIVAGRDVLISAPTGSGKTLAAFLACIDRLVRDAIAGALADRTQVLYVSPLKALGNDIQRNLDGPLAEIVALARQRGYEMPDIRTAVRSGDTLMPARRQMLTRPPHILVTTPESLFILLTSARSREILRAVGTVIVDEIHAVADDKRGAHLALSLERLDALVGRPVPRIGLSATQKPIETVGAFLCGAARPAPHLVVVPPRRGPDLAIEVPGSEIGPIASNEFWTEVYDRLAALVHEHRSTLIFVNTRRLAERLAHQLAARLGETAVAAHHGSLSRKIRLDAERRLKAGELRALVATASLELGIDIGTVDLVCLIGSPRSIAAAVQRIGRAGHWRGAIPKGRFFATTRDELVECAALVRAIRAGELDRLIVPEAPLDILAQQIVAMCAADDWSENELFETVRRAYPYRGLTRGEFDEVVAMLSEGIAARRGRFAAYLHHDRVNGRLRGRRGARLAAITSGGAIPDTALYTVVAEPDGTTVGTVDEDFAIESHAGDVMLLGNTSWRIRRVSSAGRVIVEDARGAAPTIPFWLGEAPARTRELSLAVSDVRQQVDRLARDAAPGDASARRPAAAAAIEWLVTECGLDEAGAEQLVEYVVTGRAVLGAVPTHTTVVAERFFDEGGGMQLVIHAPFGARINKAWGLALRKRFCRSFNFELQAAATDNGINISLAEQHSFPLIDVFGFLRTPTVREVLEQAALASPIFGTRWRWDAGRALALLRFRQGRKTPIHLLRLQSDDLLASVFPDVAACQENIEGDIQIPDHPLVREVMKDVMTEAMDIDGLRDVLTGLADGRIACRAVDTPVPSVFSHEILNANPYAFLDDAPLEERRARAVEMRRVLPPSVLAEVGGLDEDAIDEVRRQAWPDVRSADDLHDALLTFVAMPEDDRGSEDGTARRLSASVDAWGAWFAELERHGRASRATAGGRRYWVAAERVAAFRAAYGDVAFAQPLADVSRPVASESEADVAIVQGWLSHRGPIAADALAGMLDLPAERVEAAALRLEATGWALRGRFTRAARDPDAHEWCERRLLARIHRMTLGALRREIEPVTAADFMRWLLDWQHVRPGTQVREEPGTREVLRQLQGFEAPANAWEAQILARRIVGYTPEILDRLSLTGIVGWGRLSPHTALVDGTAGRRIVPTSVAPITFFVREDADWMAPRAAAIAPETLSANARDVLEWLRRAGASFFPDVVRGTRHLPSEVETALWELVAAGLVTADGFDSLRALIDPRRRAGQGSARHARPRHGAGRWALLHAEAHAERARIIESACWMLLRRYGVVFREMLTRESNVPTWRDLVLALRRLEDRGEVRGGRFVSGLAGEQFALPIALESLRALRHRPPSGQTVSVWASDPLNLVGILVPGARVPANANRTVTFRDGAAVDEPEPPIRVPQLAAR, from the coding sequence TTGGCTCGTCCATCGGACCTCTCGTCGCCGGCGCTCGAGGCGCTCGGCTGGGCGCATCCGGTCGTCCAGGAATGGTTCGCCGGCAAGTTCGGCTCGCCCACCGAGCCGCAGGCACTCGGCTGGCCGGAGATCGTGGCCGGGCGGGACGTGCTGATCTCGGCACCCACCGGATCCGGCAAGACGCTGGCCGCGTTTCTCGCGTGCATCGATCGGCTCGTACGCGACGCCATCGCGGGCGCGCTGGCCGACCGCACGCAGGTGCTCTACGTGTCGCCGCTCAAGGCGCTCGGCAACGACATCCAGCGCAACCTCGACGGCCCGCTCGCCGAGATCGTCGCGCTCGCGCGTCAACGCGGCTACGAGATGCCCGACATCCGCACCGCCGTGCGATCGGGCGACACGCTCATGCCGGCCCGCCGCCAGATGCTCACGCGGCCGCCGCACATCCTGGTGACGACGCCCGAGTCGCTCTTCATCCTGCTGACGTCGGCGCGCAGCCGCGAGATCCTGCGGGCGGTCGGCACCGTGATCGTGGACGAGATTCACGCCGTGGCCGACGACAAGCGCGGCGCGCACCTCGCGCTGTCGCTCGAGCGGCTCGACGCGCTCGTCGGCCGACCCGTGCCCCGGATCGGTCTGTCGGCGACGCAGAAACCGATCGAAACCGTCGGCGCATTCCTCTGCGGCGCCGCCCGTCCGGCGCCGCACCTCGTGGTCGTACCTCCCCGCCGTGGCCCCGACCTGGCGATCGAGGTGCCGGGCAGCGAGATCGGGCCCATCGCCTCGAACGAGTTCTGGACCGAGGTCTACGATCGGCTGGCCGCCCTGGTTCACGAGCACCGCTCGACGCTGATCTTCGTGAACACGCGCCGCCTCGCCGAACGGCTCGCGCACCAGCTCGCCGCCCGGCTCGGCGAGACCGCCGTGGCGGCGCACCACGGCAGCCTGTCGCGGAAGATCCGGCTCGACGCGGAACGCCGGCTCAAGGCCGGCGAGCTCCGGGCGCTCGTCGCCACGGCGTCGCTCGAGCTCGGCATCGACATCGGCACGGTCGACCTCGTCTGCCTGATCGGCTCGCCGCGGTCGATCGCGGCGGCCGTCCAGCGGATCGGACGCGCGGGTCACTGGCGCGGCGCGATCCCCAAGGGGCGGTTCTTCGCGACCACGCGAGACGAGCTCGTCGAGTGCGCGGCGCTCGTGCGCGCCATCCGCGCCGGGGAGCTGGACCGCCTGATCGTGCCGGAAGCCCCGCTCGACATCCTTGCCCAGCAAATCGTCGCCATGTGCGCCGCCGACGACTGGAGCGAGAACGAGCTGTTCGAGACCGTGCGCCGGGCGTATCCGTATCGCGGCCTCACGCGCGGCGAGTTCGACGAGGTCGTCGCCATGTTGTCGGAGGGCATCGCGGCACGGCGCGGCCGGTTCGCCGCCTACCTCCACCACGACCGCGTGAACGGCCGGCTGCGCGGCCGTCGCGGCGCGCGGCTCGCCGCGATCACGAGCGGCGGCGCGATTCCCGACACCGCGCTCTACACCGTCGTCGCCGAGCCCGACGGGACGACCGTCGGCACCGTGGACGAGGACTTCGCGATCGAGAGCCATGCCGGCGACGTCATGCTCCTCGGCAACACGTCGTGGCGGATCCGCCGCGTCAGCAGCGCCGGACGCGTCATCGTCGAGGACGCGAGGGGTGCGGCGCCGACGATTCCGTTCTGGCTGGGCGAGGCGCCAGCGCGCACGCGCGAGCTGTCGCTGGCGGTGAGCGACGTCCGGCAGCAGGTGGACCGGCTCGCGCGCGATGCCGCGCCGGGCGACGCGTCCGCGCGGCGTCCAGCGGCCGCCGCCGCGATCGAGTGGCTCGTGACCGAGTGCGGCCTCGACGAGGCCGGCGCCGAGCAGCTCGTCGAGTACGTCGTGACGGGCCGCGCGGTCCTCGGCGCGGTCCCGACGCACACGACCGTCGTCGCCGAACGGTTCTTCGACGAAGGCGGCGGGATGCAGCTCGTCATCCACGCGCCGTTCGGCGCTCGCATCAACAAGGCGTGGGGGCTGGCGCTCCGGAAGCGGTTCTGTCGATCGTTCAATTTCGAGCTGCAAGCGGCCGCAACCGACAACGGCATCAACATCTCGCTCGCCGAACAGCACAGCTTCCCGCTCATCGACGTGTTCGGGTTCCTGCGGACGCCGACCGTGCGCGAGGTCCTCGAGCAGGCGGCCCTGGCGTCGCCGATCTTCGGCACGCGGTGGCGATGGGACGCCGGACGGGCCCTCGCGCTCCTCCGGTTCCGCCAGGGGCGCAAGACGCCGATCCATCTGCTGCGGCTCCAATCCGACGACCTGCTGGCCTCGGTGTTTCCCGACGTCGCGGCGTGCCAGGAGAACATCGAAGGCGACATCCAGATTCCCGACCACCCGCTCGTCCGCGAGGTGATGAAGGACGTCATGACCGAGGCGATGGACATCGACGGCCTGCGCGACGTGCTGACGGGCCTCGCCGACGGCCGAATCGCCTGCCGTGCCGTGGACACGCCGGTGCCTTCGGTCTTCTCACACGAGATCCTGAACGCCAACCCGTACGCGTTTCTCGACGATGCGCCGCTCGAGGAACGGCGCGCGCGCGCGGTCGAGATGCGGCGCGTGCTGCCGCCGTCGGTGCTGGCCGAGGTCGGTGGCCTCGACGAGGACGCGATCGACGAGGTGCGCCGCCAGGCCTGGCCCGACGTGCGGAGCGCCGACGACCTGCACGATGCGCTACTCACGTTCGTCGCGATGCCGGAGGACGATCGCGGGAGCGAGGATGGGACGGCGCGCCGGCTCTCGGCGTCGGTCGACGCATGGGGCGCGTGGTTCGCCGAGCTGGAACGCCACGGCCGCGCGAGCCGGGCGACGGCCGGCGGACGCCGTTACTGGGTGGCAGCCGAACGCGTCGCGGCGTTCCGCGCGGCCTACGGCGACGTCGCCTTCGCCCAGCCGCTCGCCGACGTGAGCCGGCCCGTCGCGTCCGAGAGCGAGGCCGACGTCGCGATCGTCCAGGGATGGCTGAGCCATCGCGGCCCGATCGCGGCGGATGCGCTCGCCGGCATGCTCGACCTGCCAGCGGAGCGCGTGGAAGCGGCCGCGCTCCGGCTCGAAGCGACCGGCTGGGCCCTGCGGGGCCGATTCACGCGCGCCGCGCGCGATCCGGACGCGCACGAGTGGTGCGAGCGCCGGCTGCTCGCCCGCATCCATCGGATGACGCTCGGCGCGCTGCGCCGCGAGATCGAGCCCGTCACCGCCGCCGACTTCATGCGCTGGCTCCTCGATTGGCAGCACGTGCGGCCTGGCACCCAGGTGCGCGAGGAGCCGGGGACCCGCGAGGTGCTCCGGCAGCTCCAGGGATTCGAGGCCCCGGCGAACGCCTGGGAGGCGCAGATCCTCGCGCGCCGGATCGTCGGCTACACGCCGGAGATCCTCGATCGCCTGTCGCTGACGGGGATCGTCGGCTGGGGACGGCTGTCGCCCCATACCGCCCTCGTCGACGGCACGGCAGGACGGCGGATCGTGCCGACGAGCGTCGCGCCGATCACGTTCTTCGTGCGCGAGGACGCCGACTGGATGGCGCCGCGCGCCGCGGCGATCGCGCCCGAGACGCTGAGCGCCAACGCGCGCGACGTGCTCGAGTGGCTCCGCCGCGCCGGCGCGTCGTTCTTTCCGGACGTCGTCCGCGGCACACGCCACCTGCCGTCGGAAGTGGAAACCGCGCTCTGGGAGCTCGTGGCCGCCGGCCTGGTCACCGCCGACGGCTTCGACAGCCTTCGCGCGCTCATCGATCCGCGGCGCCGCGCCGGCCAGGGATCGGCCCGCCACGCACGCCCTCGCCACGGCGCGGGCCGCTGGGCGCTGCTCCACGCCGAGGCGCACGCCGAGCGCGCGCGCATCATCGAGTCGGCGTGCTGGATGCTGCTCCGCCGCTACGGCGTCGTGTTCAGGGAGATGCTGACGCGCGAATCGAACGTGCCGACCTGGCGCGATCTCGTGCTCGCGCTGCGACGGCTCGAAGATCGCGGCGAGGTCCGCGGCGGCCGCTTCGTCTCTGGGCTCGCCGGCGAGCAGTTCGCGCTCCCGATCGCGCTCGAATCGCTGCGCGCGCTGCGGCATCGGCCGCCGTCGGGCCAGACGGTGTCGGTGTGGGCCTCGGACCCGTTGAACCTCGTCGGCATCCTCGTCCCAGGCGCGCGCGTGCCGGCCAACGCCAACCGAACCGTCACGTTTCGCGACGGCGCCGCCGTCGACGAGCCCGAGCCGCCCATCCGCGTGCCGCAGCTCGCGGCACGATGA
- a CDS encoding VWA domain-containing protein translates to MPARLGPRRADAPGVWRGVAAILGSVGVAGGLVAASPRQSVFQSRVDLVPVYVSVRASGDIVRGLSAKDFGLLDNGVPQQIDDLSSERVPIDVTLLVDTSSSVVQSLEVFKSDIVRISKLLQPEEQVRLITFDSRVRQIAPMQPADARVPLEAIRLGDDTSLNDGLLFALARARRHDRRHLVFVFTDGRDTSSVLDSGALLSIASRADALLHVALVGSNDAPDPGVGAHLALLAEAAERTGGALSPPAPRERDLVPAFQRAIESFRGSYVLYFSPAGVPKDGWHTLRVTVQRPGTFEIRARQGYFAN, encoded by the coding sequence ATGCCGGCGCGCTTGGGTCCGCGCAGGGCCGACGCGCCGGGCGTCTGGCGCGGCGTCGCGGCGATCCTCGGATCGGTGGGCGTGGCCGGCGGGCTGGTCGCGGCCTCACCCCGCCAATCGGTCTTCCAATCGCGCGTGGACCTCGTGCCGGTCTACGTGTCGGTGCGAGCCAGCGGCGACATCGTGCGCGGGCTCTCGGCCAAGGACTTCGGGCTGCTCGACAACGGCGTTCCGCAGCAGATCGACGATCTCTCGTCGGAGCGGGTGCCGATCGACGTGACGCTGCTCGTCGACACGAGCAGCAGCGTCGTCCAGAGCCTGGAGGTCTTCAAGAGCGACATCGTGCGCATCTCGAAGCTGCTGCAGCCGGAGGAGCAGGTGCGGCTGATCACGTTCGACAGCCGCGTCCGTCAGATCGCGCCGATGCAGCCGGCGGACGCGCGCGTGCCGCTCGAGGCGATCCGGCTGGGCGACGACACCTCGCTCAACGACGGGCTGCTGTTCGCGCTCGCGCGTGCGCGGCGCCACGACCGCCGCCATCTCGTCTTCGTGTTCACCGATGGCCGCGACACGTCCAGCGTGCTCGACTCGGGCGCCTTGCTGTCGATCGCGAGCCGGGCCGATGCGCTGCTGCACGTCGCGCTCGTGGGATCGAACGACGCGCCCGATCCCGGCGTCGGCGCGCACCTCGCGCTCCTGGCCGAAGCGGCCGAGCGAACGGGCGGCGCGCTCTCGCCGCCGGCGCCGCGCGAGCGCGACCTCGTCCCCGCGTTTCAGCGCGCGATCGAATCGTTCCGCGGCAGCTACGTGCTGTACTTTTCGCCGGCGGGTGTCCCGAAGGACGGCTGGCACACGTTGCGGGTCACCGTGCAGAGACCGGGCACGTTCGAGATCCGCGCGCGGCAGGGCTACTTCGCGAACTGA
- a CDS encoding electron transfer flavoprotein subunit alpha/FixB family protein: MVLAIAELGPSGLAPASLEAVVAARQMRQPVTVVLPGADVVGALEPLANADVAELVALEHDALVSYTPDAHVAALAAFVATQRPVWVVAAHTYQARDYVPALAARLRRGLATGCTAIGREGDRVVLSRPVFGGKLAAEIVIAGDPPYFATVQLGAFSRDDVGRALHPVPVRREMAAVDVQQVRQRPEPRFREATSAVDLSRADRIVAVGRGIKAREQLEVVEKLAAALGAEMAASRPICDAGWLPMDRQVGSSGQTVAPRLYVAVGISGAIQHIVGMRGARTVVAINKDPQAPIFEVADYGIVGDLFEVVPAIVRALTPA, from the coding sequence ATGGTGCTCGCGATTGCGGAGCTCGGGCCGTCGGGATTGGCCCCGGCGTCGCTGGAGGCGGTCGTGGCAGCGCGGCAGATGCGTCAGCCCGTGACGGTCGTCCTGCCAGGCGCCGACGTGGTCGGCGCGCTCGAACCGCTCGCCAACGCCGACGTCGCCGAGCTCGTCGCGCTCGAGCACGACGCGCTCGTCTCCTACACGCCGGACGCCCACGTCGCGGCGCTGGCGGCGTTCGTCGCGACCCAACGTCCCGTCTGGGTCGTCGCGGCCCACACGTACCAGGCGCGCGATTACGTGCCGGCGCTCGCCGCGCGCCTGCGCCGGGGGCTGGCGACGGGCTGCACGGCGATCGGGCGGGAGGGCGACCGCGTGGTGCTGTCGCGCCCCGTGTTCGGCGGGAAGCTCGCTGCTGAGATCGTGATCGCCGGTGATCCGCCGTACTTCGCGACCGTGCAGCTCGGCGCCTTCAGCCGAGACGACGTGGGGCGGGCGCTGCATCCGGTTCCGGTGCGGCGTGAAATGGCGGCGGTCGACGTCCAGCAGGTGCGCCAGCGCCCGGAACCACGATTCAGGGAAGCGACGTCGGCGGTCGACCTGTCGCGGGCCGATCGGATCGTGGCGGTGGGGCGTGGGATCAAAGCCCGGGAGCAGCTCGAGGTCGTGGAGAAGCTCGCCGCCGCGCTCGGCGCCGAGATGGCCGCCTCGCGACCGATCTGCGACGCCGGCTGGCTGCCGATGGATCGTCAGGTCGGCAGCTCGGGCCAGACCGTCGCGCCGCGGCTGTACGTCGCGGTGGGCATCTCGGGCGCCATCCAGCACATCGTGGGCATGCGCGGCGCGAGGACGGTCGTCGCCATCAACAAGGATCCTCAGGCGCCCATCTTCGAGGTCGCCGACTACGGCATCGTCGGCGATCTCTTCGAGGTCGTGCCCGCGATCGTGCGGGCGCTGACGCCGGCGTGA
- a CDS encoding electron transfer flavoprotein subunit beta/FixA family protein yields MHIAVCLKQVVTREWPVRVNEAETWIREDQAAWELNEPDAYALEEALRLRDRTGGEVVAVSAGPARVVQVLREALARGADRAIHVAGDHLAQADALETATALAGALRDEPVDLVLTGLQSHDQESGQVGVVLAELLGLPHATIVVAVDLVPDGGLRAKRELEGGWFQWTALPRPAVLTMQSGINQLRYATLKGIMAARAKPLHTYEAAGNPPVVQIRRLVPPPARRRTAMLQGAPDQIASELVQRLRDEAGVL; encoded by the coding sequence ATGCATATCGCCGTCTGCCTCAAACAGGTCGTGACCCGCGAGTGGCCCGTCCGCGTGAACGAAGCGGAGACATGGATTCGCGAGGATCAGGCCGCCTGGGAGCTGAACGAGCCCGACGCGTACGCGCTCGAGGAAGCGCTGCGGCTGCGCGATCGAACGGGCGGCGAGGTCGTGGCCGTCTCGGCAGGTCCGGCCAGGGTCGTGCAAGTCCTGCGTGAGGCGCTCGCCCGCGGCGCGGATCGTGCGATTCACGTCGCCGGCGACCATCTGGCGCAAGCTGACGCCCTCGAGACCGCCACCGCGCTCGCCGGCGCGCTCCGCGACGAGCCCGTCGATCTCGTGCTGACGGGCCTGCAGTCGCACGATCAGGAGTCCGGGCAGGTCGGCGTCGTGCTCGCCGAGCTCCTCGGTCTGCCGCACGCGACCATCGTCGTGGCGGTCGACCTCGTGCCCGACGGCGGCCTGCGCGCGAAACGCGAGCTCGAAGGCGGCTGGTTCCAGTGGACGGCGCTGCCGCGCCCGGCGGTGTTGACGATGCAGAGCGGCATCAACCAACTGCGCTACGCGACGCTGAAAGGCATCATGGCGGCGCGCGCCAAACCGTTGCACACGTACGAAGCGGCCGGCAACCCGCCCGTCGTGCAGATTCGCCGTCTGGTGCCGCCGCCCGCGCGCCGCCGCACCGCCATGCTGCAGGGGGCGCCCGACCAGATCGCTTCAGAGCTGGTGCAGCGGCTGCGCGACGAGGCCGGCGTCCTCTGA
- the fabF gene encoding beta-ketoacyl-ACP synthase II, whose product MSRRVVVTGVGLLSSVGLGTQATWDALCAGRSGIGPITHFDASDFSARIAGEVKGFDPLQFVDRKDVKKMDVFIQFAIAAADFAVADARLRVTPDIADEVGVFIASGIGGFSTIEREHSELLKGGPRRISPFFIPASIINLAAGQVSIRLGARGPNLATCTACTASAHAIGESFEIIRRGDADIMIAGGSEASITPMGVGGFASMRALSTRNDEPARASRPFDKDRDGFIIGEGAGMLVLEELETARRRGAPIYAEIAGYGLSADAFHLTGQPPDANGAVRSMRMALRKAGVQPDEIDYINAHGTSTPINDPTETLAVKTTFGEHAYRLVMSSTKSMTGHLLGAAGGLEAGITALAVKHQIAPPTINLDEPDPACDLDYAPHVSRTMAIRYALSNSFGFGGTNGTLLLKRYEDGQ is encoded by the coding sequence GTGTCGCGCCGAGTGGTGGTGACCGGGGTCGGACTGCTGTCGTCCGTCGGCCTCGGAACGCAGGCAACCTGGGACGCGCTCTGCGCGGGCCGGAGCGGCATCGGGCCGATCACCCATTTCGACGCGTCGGACTTCTCGGCGCGGATCGCGGGCGAAGTCAAGGGCTTCGATCCGCTGCAGTTCGTGGATCGCAAGGACGTCAAGAAGATGGACGTCTTCATCCAGTTCGCGATCGCGGCGGCGGACTTCGCCGTCGCCGACGCGCGGCTGCGGGTGACGCCGGACATCGCCGACGAGGTCGGGGTGTTCATCGCCTCGGGCATCGGCGGGTTCAGCACCATCGAGCGCGAGCACAGCGAGCTGCTGAAGGGCGGGCCCCGCCGGATCTCGCCGTTCTTCATCCCGGCGTCGATCATCAACCTGGCCGCCGGTCAGGTGTCGATTCGTCTCGGCGCGCGCGGGCCGAACCTCGCGACCTGCACGGCCTGCACGGCGTCGGCGCACGCGATCGGCGAGTCGTTCGAGATCATCCGCCGCGGCGACGCCGACATCATGATCGCCGGCGGATCCGAGGCGTCGATCACCCCGATGGGGGTCGGTGGGTTCGCCTCGATGCGGGCGCTCTCCACGCGCAACGACGAGCCCGCGAGGGCGAGCCGGCCGTTCGACAAGGACCGCGACGGCTTCATCATCGGCGAGGGCGCCGGCATGCTCGTGCTCGAGGAGCTGGAGACCGCGCGCCGCCGCGGCGCGCCCATCTATGCCGAGATCGCGGGCTACGGGCTCTCGGCCGACGCGTTCCACCTCACCGGTCAGCCGCCAGACGCCAACGGCGCCGTGCGGTCGATGCGGATGGCGCTCCGCAAGGCCGGCGTCCAGCCGGACGAGATCGACTACATCAACGCGCACGGCACCTCCACGCCCATCAACGATCCGACCGAGACGCTGGCGGTCAAGACGACGTTCGGCGAGCACGCGTACCGGCTCGTCATGTCGTCGACCAAGTCGATGACCGGCCATCTGCTCGGCGCGGCCGGCGGCCTCGAAGCCGGCATCACGGCGCTCGCCGTCAAACACCAGATCGCTCCGCCGACGATCAACCTCGACGAGCCAGATCCTGCGTGCGATCTCGACTACGCCCCCCACGTCAGTCGCACGATGGCCATCCGGTACGCCTTGTCGAACTCGTTCGGCTTCGGCGGCACCAATGGCACACTGTTGCTGAAACGGTACGAGGACGGCCAGTAG
- the acpP gene encoding acyl carrier protein, giving the protein MAVADQVKKIIVEQLGVDEEEVTPDASFVDDLGADSLDTVELVMAFEEEFGIEIPDEDAEKITRVKEAIEYIEGHAKKK; this is encoded by the coding sequence ATGGCGGTTGCGGATCAGGTGAAGAAGATCATCGTCGAACAGCTCGGAGTGGACGAGGAGGAAGTGACGCCGGACGCGTCCTTCGTCGACGATCTGGGGGCCGACTCGCTCGACACCGTGGAGCTCGTCATGGCGTTCGAGGAGGAATTCGGGATCGAGATCCCCGACGAGGACGCCGAGAAGATCACCCGCGTGAAGGAAGCCATCGAGTACATCGAAGGCCACGCCAAGAAGAAGTAG
- the fabG gene encoding 3-oxoacyl-[acyl-carrier-protein] reductase, which yields MGTMTGRVALVTGASRGIGRAIARAFAARGARVIAAARGDHAAAVAAEIGEAGGLADAAALDVTDDDAVGRLVADIVSRHERIDVLVNNAGITRDQLMLRMKRDDWDAVLATNLTAAFACSQAVLKPMVKQRYGRIVNVTSVVGQSGNAGQANYAASKAGLIGLTKAMAQEVASRNITVNAVAPGLIDTDMTKAISGAAQADWASRIPARRLGTPEEVAAAVVFLASDEAAYITGHVLAVNGGMYM from the coding sequence ATGGGCACGATGACGGGACGCGTGGCGCTGGTCACCGGCGCCTCTCGCGGGATCGGCCGCGCGATCGCGCGGGCGTTCGCCGCGCGCGGGGCGCGCGTGATCGCCGCGGCGCGCGGCGATCACGCGGCCGCCGTGGCCGCCGAGATCGGCGAGGCCGGCGGCCTCGCCGACGCGGCGGCGCTCGACGTGACCGACGACGACGCCGTCGGCCGCCTGGTGGCCGACATCGTGAGCCGGCACGAACGGATCGACGTGCTCGTCAACAACGCCGGCATCACGCGCGACCAACTGATGCTGCGGATGAAGCGCGACGACTGGGACGCGGTGCTGGCGACCAACCTGACGGCCGCGTTCGCGTGCTCGCAGGCCGTCCTGAAGCCGATGGTCAAGCAGCGCTACGGGCGCATCGTCAACGTGACGTCGGTCGTGGGGCAGTCCGGCAATGCCGGACAGGCGAACTACGCCGCGTCGAAAGCCGGCCTGATCGGCCTGACCAAGGCGATGGCGCAGGAGGTCGCGTCGCGTAATATCACCGTGAACGCGGTCGCTCCGGGACTGATCGACACCGACATGACGAAGGCGATCTCCGGCGCGGCCCAGGCCGACTGGGCGTCGCGGATTCCCGCGAGGCGGCTGGGCACGCCCGAAGAGGTCGCGGCCGCCGTGGTGTTCCTTGCCTCGGACGAGGCGGCGTATATTACGGGGCACGTGCTCGCGGTCAACGGTGGCATGTACATGTAG
- the plsX gene encoding phosphate acyltransferase PlsX, protein MPPVVAVDAMGGDHAPAAIVDGAIRAVQRLDVRVALVGPAAVLRDELERYAASETAAVSIVDAPDVVGMAEPPLVALRRKPRSSIRVATALVASRGADAVFSAGHSGATVLAARGAFDLLPGVDRPALAVTVPTLTGAAVLLDAGANLECRPEHLVSFARLGAAYAAVTLTADRPRVGLLSIGEEAGKGNDLIREAHARLQEADLNFIGNLEARELFTGRADVAVCDGFTGNITLKVGEGLVEALEVMLREELGAALVSQIGALLTRRAFQRFRQRVDYAEHGAALLLGVGELTLIGHGRSSSRAVESGIATAARLIAGRVLPRVRDDLAARAR, encoded by the coding sequence GTGCCTCCAGTCGTCGCCGTCGACGCGATGGGCGGGGACCATGCGCCGGCCGCCATCGTGGACGGTGCGATCAGGGCGGTGCAGCGGCTCGACGTCCGCGTCGCGCTCGTCGGCCCCGCGGCCGTGCTGCGCGACGAGCTCGAGCGCTATGCGGCGTCGGAGACGGCGGCCGTCTCGATCGTCGACGCGCCGGACGTCGTCGGCATGGCGGAGCCGCCGCTCGTCGCCCTGCGCCGCAAGCCGCGCAGCTCGATTCGCGTGGCGACGGCGCTCGTCGCCTCGCGCGGCGCCGATGCCGTCTTCAGCGCCGGGCATTCGGGCGCGACCGTGCTCGCGGCGCGCGGCGCGTTCGACCTGCTGCCCGGCGTCGACCGTCCGGCGCTGGCCGTGACGGTGCCGACGCTGACGGGCGCGGCGGTGCTGCTCGACGCCGGCGCGAACCTCGAGTGCCGGCCCGAGCACCTGGTGTCGTTCGCCCGGCTCGGCGCGGCGTACGCCGCCGTGACGCTCACGGCCGATCGGCCCCGCGTCGGACTGCTGTCGATCGGCGAGGAGGCCGGCAAGGGCAACGACCTCATCCGCGAAGCGCACGCGCGCCTGCAGGAGGCCGATCTCAACTTCATCGGCAACCTCGAAGCGCGGGAGCTCTTCACGGGGCGGGCCGACGTCGCCGTCTGCGATGGCTTCACCGGCAACATCACGCTGAAGGTCGGCGAGGGCCTGGTCGAGGCGCTGGAGGTCATGCTGCGCGAAGAGCTGGGCGCCGCGCTCGTCTCGCAGATCGGCGCGCTGCTCACGCGGCGCGCCTTCCAGCGGTTCCGCCAGCGCGTCGACTACGCGGAGCACGGCGCGGCGCTGCTGCTCGGCGTCGGCGAGCTGACGCTCATCGGACACGGCCGGTCGTCGTCGCGCGCCGTGGAGAGCGGGATCGCGACGGCGGCGCGGCTGATCGCCGGGCGGGTGCTGCCGCGCGTGCGCGACGACCTGGCGGCGCGCGCGCGATGA
- the rpmF gene encoding 50S ribosomal protein L32 produces MPNPKRRHSKTRTAKRRTHDALKPIGTSECPQCHELRPPHTVCRNCGYYRGRQVRAVDEE; encoded by the coding sequence ATGCCGAATCCCAAGCGACGACACTCCAAGACCCGCACCGCCAAGCGCCGCACGCACGATGCGCTCAAGCCGATCGGCACGAGCGAGTGCCCACAGTGCCACGAACTGCGCCCGCCGCATACGGTCTGCCGTAATTGCGGGTACTACCGCGGCCGTCAGGTTCGCGCCGTCGACGAGGAATAA